One part of the Candidatus Schekmanbacteria bacterium genome encodes these proteins:
- the tsaB gene encoding tRNA (adenosine(37)-N6)-threonylcarbamoyltransferase complex dimerization subunit type 1 TsaB: MEKVNEKNKEGKLPDKILAFDSSTRRGSLALFIPSTDEVIEHYTDINKVHSERLMPSLRFVLDQYGLSLSEIDMIAVAVGPGSFTGLRIALATAKGLSISKGIPVKGISTLEALAYNGFYKDFLICPIVDAGRSKIYFALYGKKSDKNLIEIIKPSCGTIDDIVRLLERRKNIFFTGNGICKYERHLKSKLKRKNLLFASEDLQHISAIKIARYAYERIRKGEKYDNVSTLLPLYLKPSDAEEKVSADRRV, translated from the coding sequence ATTCTTCAACTCGAAGAGGAAGCCTTGCACTTTTTATACCTTCAACTGATGAAGTAATTGAACACTATACCGATATCAATAAAGTGCACTCCGAGAGATTAATGCCTTCTTTGAGATTTGTACTAGACCAATATGGACTTTCTCTCAGTGAAATTGATATGATTGCAGTAGCAGTTGGGCCAGGGTCTTTTACGGGATTGCGAATTGCCCTTGCCACTGCCAAAGGGTTGAGCATTTCAAAAGGAATTCCCGTAAAGGGCATTTCAACACTTGAAGCTTTGGCATATAATGGATTCTATAAGGATTTCTTAATTTGTCCAATTGTAGATGCTGGAAGATCAAAAATTTATTTTGCCCTATATGGGAAAAAATCCGACAAAAATTTAATTGAAATAATAAAACCTTCTTGCGGAACAATTGATGACATAGTGCGGCTCTTGGAAAGGAGAAAAAACATCTTTTTTACAGGTAATGGCATTTGTAAATATGAAAGGCATTTGAAAAGTAAGCTAAAGAGGAAAAATTTGCTCTTTGCTTCTGAGGATTTGCAACATATAAGCGCGATAAAAATAGCGAGATATGCCTATGAGAGAATCAGAAAAGGCGAAAAGTATGATAATGTGTCTACTTTGCTTCCGCTATATCTAAAACCTTCAGACGCCGAAGAAAAAGTATCAGCCGATAGAAGAGTATGA